The Elgaria multicarinata webbii isolate HBS135686 ecotype San Diego chromosome 11, rElgMul1.1.pri, whole genome shotgun sequence genome segment TTTACTGTAACTGATCTTCCTATATTCCATTTCCCAAAAACTAAAACACAAAATCTGTTATCGGGGGCTTCTCTACATCAGGGttttatcctgcaactttactagggcttctgcttccagattctttgcaggattaacattggctcctttacacaggctGGCAAGGgctgtttggttcccccccccctccaggagTTCTatatgccactagatggcactgtggtataatgcAATTATGGACGTTCACACAGTCAGTAAGTTTCTAGAgaaaatgctgcactttccctGATCTTACAAAAGCCAAGACAAAAGTCATAAatcatgggagaggccctggaggttgatgatgtcatttcAAAGACTCGCAAACGTCTGTGAACGACCaatcacaagcgcacaataaaaTTAAGAATCTGAACACAGATTTCCACCATTGCCTTTGTTTTGGCGCTAGTGTGTCCACTTCACTTTCCATGTTGCAGCATGTGCCCGAGAGAGTTCTCTCCACATGCTAAAGAGCCTTATATCTATTTGATTTTCCTTATTACACAACCTTTATTAAAGTTTTTCTATACCTGCTTGGCAACTGATTTTTTAACCAGGGCCATATTTTCAACAGGCCAAAGGGCCAGTGACTTTGGCTTCAGCCACTGATTCACCCCCAGatgagtagagtgaccatataaaaatgaggaccaggctcctctatctttaaaagttgtacagagaggggaatttcagcagctgtcatttgtatgcacatggcacgtggtgaaattcccccgccatcacaacagtgaattctgcaggagtcctgccctcttttgtatctggtcacactaggcagggctcttgcaactttcaccgttgtgatgaagagggaatttcaccaggtgctgcatgcataaaaacggcacctgctgaaattcccttttctgtgcaactgttgaagatacagtagccctgtcctcctttccatatggtcaccctacagatgaGCCCAAGTCACAAGCAGTAGACTCTGGCGCAAAAGCGAGGCTTCAGCAGAACTTTCCACTTACGCACCTCAAGCTGCTCTCTCTCCCCTGCAGAAGCCACGACTCAAGGGGATGGTTGTGAGCAGCCGAAGGTCCTAAAAGAAGGCCTGAGCTAAATCCTCTGCAGTTTAGTCACACTGGAGAGGAAGGGGCTTAAAGCACGCTTTGGCTCACTCCCACAGGAAGTAACAAGACCcaggcaaagggctctttaaccACTTCTCTCCCAAATTGAGTAGTAATAGAAGGTATTTGtttgtatattcatttatttaattttattttaaaaactcataTCCAACCCTATTTCCAAAGAAGGAATTCAAGGCGGCTAATGAAAACACAAACAAGAacactacataatattgaaaaacAATAGATCACCCTCCCATTTCTAATGATCAAAATAATTTCAAAACCCCCCCCCATATTTAACATAATAAACCAGGGGTGCGCAACACACAGCCCTCCGTGGCCCCATATGGCCCTCCGTGACCATTTATGCACACACCCTTCATGTTGCCACCCACCCAACACCCTATGCAGCCCCTAACCTGAGAGACAATTTTAGGTGTAGCAATGAAAAGGGAagcatatttaaaagaaaacaacaatcaAAGGATCAGcgaaaagcttttttaaaaaaggcacgaTTTTACCAGCTGCTGAAGACGGTAGAGTAGCAGGGCTGAACAGATCTCAAGAGaagaagagctccatcacaccagcgatttattacACACTCGCCATTCCTGTTTTGCGGAGTTGCAGCGCGGTACTTACATGACATCTCCccgtcctgcactcatcttgccccttccccccttgttacattttattttagtgCGGGGAAAATCTGGATGATTTCCCCCTCTTGctctttcctttgttgggtgtgtgtgctaatggggtcttgctgacgaaaggggagggcggggtggtcctcctcctcctccagcacgtcgtcgtagggacttgttagttggtCGAATGGACTTTttaatgctaaaaaaaaacccctacccCTCATTGactgcagaaatggagcccagatgaaaccttaaaagtaatcactagataacaaaaccagagcgaggggggggaagagaccacGCCCATCAGAGTACAGAGTACAACCAATGCACTGCAGGAGGAAGGAGTAGAGTAGAGTTGAAGAacaaacaagcgaaaacccacgtgaaaggggccgtgtgtgatggagcccttgacgcgtttatgaaatggaggtaaaaacgTGGAGGGAGACCAGAGGGAAAAaaatagatgtgatggagctcaaattGTTTCACGGGGCAGGTGCCACTCCAGAAAAGGCCCTACCCCTGGTAGCCACTCATCATACGTCAAGGGACACGGGGAATCTGAAGAAGTGCCCCAGGTGATGATCAGAGcacactccccaccaccacccgtcTGCTTGGTGCTCTGCGAAGCATgaaggaaagaggctggggagacCTGGGGAGTCAGTGTAAGCCAGCCTCCACGGTCTCCCCTTCCTCTCTGTGTGCAagcagcaagggggaggggaggggaactcaGATTCCTGGCTGTGAGGTCGGAGTGCTGACtccgacctcggatccaggaatctgaactattcctatgccccaccctggctccattgAGGAGTCTTAGGATTACTCTTTTAAAGGCTTGACCCTCATTGCGTCTAAATTTGCCATCCTCTTTCATCCCTTACCCATTCACTGCTCTCCATCTTACTCAATCAGAATTCACCACCAACAATTTTTGCATATAGGAGTTGAGCCATTTCTGCCTCTGCATAGCTGTCAGCAGCTTGCTTTTCTCCCGGAAGGCTGCGTCGTCTGCTACCACGATGCTCCGCTTCCCACCCCAGCCCGGAACCCAGCTGGCTGGGTATAGTGCCACCTTTGGGTCCCTGGGAGATGAGGCTTCCTGTCTCATTGAACCCCATAGGAGGGACTTCCTGTTTTGCCCTCCATCTTCCTTCTCCTCGTCCTGTGGTGCCGTGACATCGGAAGACATCCACTTGAGACTCCAGTCATGCAGCATGATGGAAGGGAGGTGGGTGCCCCAGGGAAGGAGGGCAGCGTTGAGGTCGATGCTGCCCTCCAGTGGAGGATACTGAGGTGCTGCATGCTCCCAAAACCTGCTGGGAGAGCAAGGAAGGAGAAGTCACTTGAGTTTTCTAGAAGGCCATAAGGGTTtgagcatagggtgaccatatggaaagaagggacAGGGCTCaggtatgtttaacagttgcgcAGAAAAGGAAttgcagcagatgccatttgtatgcacgtagcacctggtgaaatcccctcttcatcacaacagttaaagctgccctctagaatagctcctgcagctttaacagttgtgatgaagagggaattccaccaggtgctgcatgcatacaaatggcacctgctgaaattccttttctgttaaagatacaggagccctgtcctcctttccatatggtcactctacatagGGGGAATACCAGTGTGACCTTCTGAGAGGAGTGTATCAGAAAGCTTTTTTGACTTTGCGCAAGTTAGCATCCCTAAAGCCTTGACCTCACAGCCTATTATAAAGTTACACAATCTGTGTTTTTCATCACAGAAATGGAAGAGATGGCTCTCTCTTGATAGAGCGATAGAAGTTTAATTAAAGGGCAAATAAGTCCAACCCTAACTGCACCATTGCTGGGAATTTGCCACACCTGTAATGAGCCAAACTCTCTTGCAGTGCCCAGTTTCTTGCCTCCCCTTACACACCCTTTCTGCCTCTTGTGGTAGAAGAGAGACGTCTTCTTTCAAATGCATGATTTCTTTTGGAAGCAGAAGTAGCAATCAACAGGTGGAAAAGTAGTGAGGAGATTGCATAAAAGGAGTGTGGAAAGTGAGAATGCTGTGTCTCTATTTTCATCCCAAGGCACTGCCCCAATTATTATCTTAAAGGCTATTCAGGCAGAGACTTTCTTCCCCCAATTCCCTTCTCTGCTACACGCTCTTTTGCAGGATCTTGGCTATTTTACTTAACTttacttaactctctctctctctctggctgcgttcagacagcacAAAAAACAATGATTGTTTTAGGAGTCAACCGTCAGTAGAATGGGCAACGGTTACTCTTTATGCCATCCATCGGGCAATTTCCACTTCACGGTTGACTCTTTCAGCAGAAAAACAACTGGAGAAACACAACTGGCTGCAGAGTGGACTTCTCGCACAACTGGTGTTTTTTGTGTCGTCCAAACCGAGCCAGTGGTGTTTCCGACCTGGTGAGTTGATTTATTCACCTGGCTACAGACTTCCCAGGCAAGAGCTGCCGAAACCGagctggctgctctgctgcagccggcgcaactcgcagaggctgctgggatagcactgggagaACTAAGGGAGGAGGGCGGGCAGCGGCTGTGTCAGTCAAGTGCCAGGCTGACTATAAATCCACTCCACACGAGTCTCAAACACCCACAGTTGTGGAAGaccatgttgtgtggtgagtacccctgAGAACCCCAACCGTAAGTTGactgctccacccacccttggcgaaagtgttgtctgaaggcagcccctccctctctcagtCCTGCTCAATCTTCTCAAATGTAACATCAGTTTGGATGCAGAATTCCTCACAAGGTGAACAGAtctagaaggaaggaaagacacaCAACCATATAAAAACCTTCGCTTACCTGCCGGAATTATGCGCCTTTGGCAGCAAGGCCCCTGAGGACAGCAGTAAGCCTGAAGTGAGGATTACTATGATGGTCAAGAGACCTTTGCGAGGTCCAGTTGGAGGTTCCATCACAGCTGACACTGGGAATTAAAACAGGGAAGGGATCAGTGATGGGAAAAGACCTAATGTCGCCCCCTCCTGGGCAAGTCTACTTACAGCATAACCACCTCTCGCTAAGTCTTCTTTACTTGCTACGGTCCCTGGATCCTTACCTACCTTTGTGTGTTGGTGGCACACCATGCAGCCAAATTCTCTGTCCCTCCCTTCAGCAACGTCCGTCAGGGGCATTTATACCTCTTTCTGTCTCTGCTTGTGACGCAAGCAGTAAGGCCAGCACTGGAGTCAAATGGAGGCGTTGGGCACCAGATCAATGCAAAATCTAGGCGATGTCTTGAGGCGGGAAACGACGGCTTGGGTAGGATTGGAATGGATTGCCCCATGTCACTCCGACAAAGGAAATAATGAGGCAGGGCACGGAGCATCTGGGGGTGGAGATCGAGAACGCAAGCGATGAGAGCGAATGTCAGAAAGAAATTTGTTTTTCAAGCAGATGATCAAAGATGGAGGGACGCCGGAGGGATAGATAGACAAAAGGTGTGGATGGAGTGACCGACCGCAGAAGACAGATGGAAAGACGTGTGTGAAATGGAACAAAAGGccaagaggaaggaaagaaattatattactgtaaaaaaaatgaaagtctTTGAGTTTGATTTCAGcacagaaaagtgggatatatatgtccaaataaataaaaaatagataaataaaaaagaatagaaGACTAGAAATGTGCAAATGAGGAGACAAGGGAGTCCGTACCACAATTTTGGTAGGAGGAGGCACTGTCGCTCAGGAGGCACTGcgacagaaggtcccaggttcgattcctggtagggctggaaaaaatcctgcattAAATattctggaaagctgctgccggtcagtgttaacaggactgggctggatggaccaagggtctgactcagaaaaaggcagcttctgatgttcccaaCTTGAGGTGTTCCTTAAAAACCAATAAAGTGATGCTAGGCCATAGAAGCTTATATCACAATACATCcttttgtctttaaggtgctgcaagccACTtccgtttttcttcttcttccctgcaGCAGACTAAGGgtccaatcttatgcatgtttagatagaaaaaggctcagttcagacaacacgttagtcaacgcagtgtgaaaactccacccaacagttgagtttttaggaggtacctCCCACacgacatgttctaactccaccgttgtgtgactgtcggctaccatggagttgagcaAAATCCATCGCAATGTTTGATTTGCAGTTCCTCAACCCTCTtttctcccctggtcctcccgatggtatcccatcaaccattgctgcaaaaaaacacaaaaaaaacacaatcccggcagctcttttgccgctcttgccagggaactctgtagccagtgggaaaaggcaactcaacgcaatggaaaactccacggagccctccacacaacacacaacacaacggttgtgcaggaactctcctcttcacagcgtggatattcagcgtggagcaTTTTcctaaaaaaaccctccaccttCGGGTGAAGTTTTCCCAccagaaaacacatttctcaacagtggtgtgaAAACTctaccgtggagttctaaaaccgccgttgagaaacatgttgtctgaactgagccaaaaagtcctacaatgcccagcattccccagaggAAAAAAGTGGAGCGCGAAGCTTTGGTGCTTTGAATCTTTATCTTTATTTTCAAATCAATTCTTCAACGTACTCATTCTACGCATTTCTGACaatgtccttcgtcaggagctgcagAAGGAAATAGAGGAGAGAAACCTGAAACAGTAGTTCTGTGGGTCAAAGTCAAATAgtccaaacaataataaaaaacgaTAAGACaattataaaagaaactcttGGCTTGCACGCTAAGCATCTGTTGCTTCTCAAAAAAATCtcctccttttttgaggagcaacagGTGCTTGGTGTACAAGCCaagagtttcttttataattGTCTTAtcgttttttattattgtttggacTATTTGACTTTGACCCGCTGAACTACTGTTTCAGGTTTCTCTCCTCTATTTCCTTCTGCAGCTCCTGACGAACGACACTGTCAGAAACGCGTAGAATGAGTACGTTGAAGAATTGTTTTGGAAATAAAGATAAAGATTCAAAGCACCAGAGCTTCACTCtccactttttttctctttttggtgGGGCTTCTTTCCCTCATTTTGGCaccagctggctgggaaatgctgggcgTTGGAGGACTTATAAAAtagccaaacatgcataggattgtgccctaactaaGCTATCCTTCTGGAATTTGTCACtacagagtagggatgtgctccgcttctcctcgaaccggagaagcaggagcggagcggggggcttcgcctacccttaaggcagaggcgaagaggattggggggccggcggatcgaggcggaatggatcgcctcaatccggagcttcacctgaaggtaagtggggggggagggggactaatttggcgctgccggcgccgccatccatgcggcggcggcggcagcaccaggtaagggagcagggaggagggacgcttacctttctctgtcgcgggcttcaattgaggtcccggttgaagctggaagtgaaggccgaggcctcttccagcttcaaccggggcctcaattgaatcccacaATGGagaaaggtaagggggcgggggggatggtTTCTCTGGCACCGGCGCCGGTGCCGCCGTCGATATAGTGCtggtggcgaagccggatctcgctccgcggagcggagcgggagacgggcggagcggcgcgaagaggatcgggcccatccggattttccggatcgggccacgaagcggattggggggtccgtgcacacccctactacagaGCCCATACACAGACATCAAAACTACTCCAGattcaggccttaactagacagggctttatcccagaaTGTGTGGTAAAATAGTTGCCTTTAAGGGCTGAAGATATTTTgttttgaggcagaaaatccaactggcaaccctccccacccaccccacaatcccAGGACCCCCACAAACACGTGCTAACAGCCACGGGGCAAAAATCCACCCGGACGTTCAACAACAACAGCCGTGAAGCCTGCGTCTCCTGCCTCACCGCCTTTAACAGCACCGCCAGGTCACCACTTCAGGCGGCCAGCTTGCTTACTTGGTGGTCGGGCAAAGAGCCTGGGGGACAAAGCGATGGGCAAGTAAAGGGCGGTGAAAAAGAAGAcaggaaatgaaaagaaacaggGAGCGTGCAAAGAGAGGCAGGAGAGAACATGCTGGTGTTAAAAGGTCAACAGAAGGATCAACACAGAGAGAAGGAATGTGAGCGTGAAAGTCAGACATAAATgctagaagattttttaaaataataataataataataataataataataataataatgtgtgtgtctGCGTAGTGAGAAGTTGATGCAGATCTTAACAAGATAGGGAAATTAGATTGCTCCTTTTCTTCTTGTTTCTCATTATTTAACCATCTCTATTGGATTTCCCTCCACCTCTGTTGAAAGGGCTCGGTCAACATTGCCACTAATGAAAACGTCTACCGCACCGTGAAGTGATTCATTGCTTGGTTGTCGATGGAGGGTGGGCGGCTGGGTGGGCTCACTTCTCTCCGGGCCTCATTAAGGTTGGGTTCATTAGGAGGCATGcgctaacaagccatggtggagGTAGCTGAGGTTAGGGGAGATGGGCCATTGTGTGAGGCAGCGGGAAAAGTGCATTGTGGGTTGCATCATCTCTTGAGAGAGGGTGTGTGCAATGAACAGAAGTTGGAGTGGTGCAAGTGGCCTTCGATATTCACCAGTGGATTGCCACATAGTACAGGGGTTTGAATGTTGATGCACATTTGGCAGAAACTCCACTACGGCGCATCAGAGGGAATACTGGGAAGGCAAGGGGCCACTCCATCAGCCTGGCTGGGACCTAGTGCCATCTCATTTTCAAGGACTGTTTCCGTCAGCAGCTGTTCTACCTGGCTGCAACTGAGGGAGAGGTGAGACAGCAAAGTCCACACCATCACCGTCCTGGATGGGAATAACTGCATTTAGCTTCTTGCCTCTGAGACCAATCTTGCTTGCTCAAAGGCTGTGCCACTGGCCTGCAACTGAGGGAGAGGTGATGAGGCCCAATCCATCAGTCTGGTTGGGATCAACTGCTGCTTGGCACTTCCCTTCCCAggagggccggtgctaccatagaggccactcaggcggccgcctagagcaccaagctaagaggggcgccgggcacagcgcagcactcacgtgtgttggctgtgagctggcccggcccgaggattcagctgggcctgggcgggcgagatggcgccctgtgtccgcccagctgaagcgaagccagggacactggggtgggggtggggcggctccacattcggacttccggaatgcgcccggaagagagagagagagaatgtatgggtgaatggggtgcatagcGTCTTttagtgaatgcatgtgttcatgcgtgtgttcgtttggagtgagtgatgctgattgtgtgtgtgcgcgcgcgtgagttggggggggatgatttggaggtgatattcctattaaataatgcattttagacccatagacgttcctttccaatttgtttgctacaattggcatgacgtatgtcttgtactttaaaataaatttagcagtttcaagttttgtacttcttattttttccaggaaacagatgttcttaaaaatcaaagttggcatttttttggggtgtgtgtgtgtgtgaaagtagctcatcttgcctagggcgcacaatagtctggccctggccctgagggccagccttaccattaggcagaatgaagccaATGCCTCAGACAGCAGTGGTAGCCTCCCAGCTTTTCCTCCTGAACCTCCCAGCCATGTGTGTGCCCCCTGTTCTGTCCTGCATCCCCTAAGCTAACTCACTGTTCTCATTGTGCTGGAGGACTCTGCCCTATCACCAGAATTGAAGtacaattcaactgccagtatGTAGAACTGGGGTTGGGGAGGAGGGTGTCAACTtctcctttgtctcaggcagaaAAACAACTTGGGCCAGCATTTAAGGGAGAGAGGTGAGTCAGCAAGGCCATCAGCTGGGAAAAACTGGCATTAAGCTCCTCCTCTCTGAGAActgtggtgtagtgtggtgtaatggttagtgctgaactgggagtcaggcgatccaggttctagttcccacatggctagggtgaccatatgaaaaggaggacagggctcctgtatctttaacagttgcatagaaaagtgaatttcagcaggtgtcatttgtatatatggagaacctggggaaattcctgcttcatcacaacagttaaagctgcaggaacccttccctcttttgtcactctagtatagctcctgtacctttaactgtggtgatgaagtgggaatttcaccaggttctccacatatacaaatgacacctgctgaaattcccttttctatgcaactattaaagatacaggagccctgtcttccttttcagatggtcaccctatccatgctGGGCCCTCCCAGAGAGTTGGGGGCCTGGCAAGTGCTCAAGGAGACTGGGTGCCAGTGCCAGGTACTCTGGGGATAAGATCTGTTAAGAAGGAGGCATTAGAGCTGGGGCATTACATTTCTTTCACCGCAAGGGgcaaatttaatttcagagattccattccagtggtgggaggagccagagccaaaaggggtggagccaaaataccagcatatttcctCTTAAAGCTCTTATAgacagtaactaagcctaaggagaggcatttcaacccgtTAGAATGGAGGGGgcggggaactgcacaaaagccggaAATCATCCAATGATCACTGCTTGGGGGAAAGGGGACGGGActaaggggaagggggtgtggccatcccCAGAGGCCGGATTGGCGACTGAGGCTTGAAGCTTGAAGCTGTTGCTGCAGGCTTCTCTGGGGAGATGCAGAATGACttctggatggggggggggggtgcgggggAACCAAACTGCCGGGGTTGTTGCTTTTGTCCTGGGAGATAGgacttcatcatcttcatcatcatcatggttaATCTTTCAATCGGATGGCAACTTTGCTGGAGAGAGCAGAGCGAGGCCTCATAGTCTCCGAAGTTATCAATAGCGACTCAGCCGCCACGGCTGACCCCAATACAGCTAATTGGACTTTGGGATGAGAGAAGCAGAGCCAGATGCTAAATCGCTTCCATAAATTAACAGTGCTGGGCACCACCCCCGGATGCTCAGCGTGCTCAGACATCGCTGCACCCGGAGAGTGGGCGCTGGATTTGTAGTCCAggacacacgtacacacacacacgcacacatataccACTCTGTCCCTGAAGTCT includes the following:
- the PTH2 gene encoding tuberoinfundibular peptide of 39 residues; this encodes MEPPTGPRKGLLTIIVILTSGLLLSSGALLPKAHNSGRFWEHAAPQYPPLEGSIDLNAALLPWGTHLPSIMLHDWSLKWMSSDVTAPQDEEKEDGGQNRKSLLWGSMRQEASSPRDPKVALYPASWVPGWGGKRSIVVADDAAFREKSKLLTAMQRQKWLNSYMQKLLVVNSD